In the genome of Amaranthus tricolor cultivar Red isolate AtriRed21 chromosome 15, ASM2621246v1, whole genome shotgun sequence, one region contains:
- the LOC130801941 gene encoding F-box protein CPR1-like: MEILPTDIITLIISKLPVKSLCRFKCVSKSWNSLICDPHFLILNLVHSLSSNKRLLIINYGTHLDSMSFDMGTNFEAKFLKRFDFPTHFSSGYDVSIVGSCNGLIALSFKNLDNPLLIDVVLWNPCSNTHFVLPSESLSSDDLGTDYTGFSFGFGYDYVSDDYKIVRIVDYFVNHDADRGDGGSDGGGDGVNDNVSGGGGGDDDRDSDGDDDNVGGGDDDNGSDSGGSDTGSPNRFGYIIKEIKAYSLKDHCWKLVNVEVSGATIVWCDPGAVINNHIVHWMFWENLQYKPQIRGFDLLSMDWSNSLPLPDLIKKDELGYDSEGELLLNHNGFDPRDFVVLGVLDECLCLVTRICSKFDNVFVWVMKEYGVQESWTRLFNVVDAGIVGSLLSAPLGCSNGGNEFLLRKEDDDGVLYHYNLSGKMMKVVSEISRDLKISDVNVCVECLVSTTKMMGVVVDESQETNE, encoded by the coding sequence ATGGAAATTTTGCCTACAGATATAATAACCTTAATCATCTCGAAACTACCTGTAAAATCTCTTTGTCGCTTTAAATGTGTATCAAAATCATGGAATTCACTCATTTGTGACCCTCATTTCTTGATCCTTAACCTCGTTCATTCCCTATCTTCAAACAAACGCCTTCTTATAATCAACTATGGGACCCACCTTGATTCCATGTCATTTGATATGGGCACTAATTTCGAGGCGAAATTCTTAAAAAGGTTTGATTTCCCAACCCATTTTTCTTCTGGTTATGATGTTTCGATTGTTGGGTCTTGTAATGGGTTAATCGCATTGAGTTTTAAGAATCTTGATAACCCTTTATTAATTGATGTTGTTTTGTGGAACCCATGTAGTAATACCCATTTTGTATTGCCTTCTGAGAGTTTGAGTTCGGATGATTTGGGTACGGATTATACTGGTTTTAGTTTCGGGTTTGGATATGATTATGTGAGTGATGATTATAAGATTGTGAGGATTGTTGATTACTTTGTGAACCATGATGCTGATCGCGGTGATGGTGGAAGTGACGGCGGCGGTGATGGTGTCAATGACAATGttagtggtggtggtggtggtgacgATGACCGTGATAGTGATGGTGACGATGACAATGTCGGTGGTGGTGACGATGACAATGGAAGTGATAGTGGTGGTAGTGATACTGGTTCCCCTAATAGATTTGGGTACATAATCAAGGAAATTAAGGCATATAGCTTGAAGGATCATTGCTGGAAATTGGTTAATGTAGAAGTTTCTGGTGCTACTATAGTATGGTGTGATCCTGGTGCAGTTATTAACAATCATATTGTGCATTGGATGTTTTGGGAAAATCTCCAATATAAGCCTCAAATTCGAGGGTTTGATCTTTTATCCATGGATTGGAGTAATTCCTTGCCGTTACCTGATTTGATTAAAAAAGATGAATTGGGTTATGATTCAGAGGGTGAATTGCTGTTAAATCATAATGGATTTGACCCTAGGGATTTTGTTGTCCTTGGGGTATTAGATGAATGTTTATGCCTAGTGACTCGAATTTGCTCGAAATTTGATAATGTTTTTGTGTGGGTGATGAAAGAGTATGGTGTTCAAGAGTCATGGACTAGATTGTTTAATGTTGTTGATGCTGGTATTGTTGGATCATTGTTGAGTGCTCCTTTGGGTTGTTCTAATGGAGGTAATGAATTTTTGTTGAgaaaagaagatgatgatggtgtACTTTATCATTATAATTTGAGTGGGAAAATGATGAAAGTTGTTTCTGAGATTTCAAGGGATTTGAAGATTTCTGATGTGAATGTTTGTGTTGAGTGCCTTGTTTCTACTACGAAGATGATGGGAGTTGTGGTGGATGAGAGCCAAGAGACTAATGAATAA
- the LOC130801942 gene encoding serine/threonine-protein phosphatase 7 long form homolog isoform X2 — protein MRTVGRGAVALPINPPLEVSYGFRRTFARRTKIHTGSGVGFFRDHLDLLQPDQAYAALPQYSGIMSGAWRAFVPLICFDIVEAHLPELVLCQNGMVEGIPPPCDTEVELRLTSRKGRKPKNCLEINGRHMARWDQRLELLVQSAPINAAGAPTSPNYMAWFLSITRRWMTPRGIIAAVQYAITAPMMT, from the exons ATGAGAACTGTTGGACGTGGTGCTGTTGCACTGCCAATCAATCCCCCTTTAGAGGTTTCATATGGATTTCGACGGACATTTGCGCGACGTACAAAGATTCACACCGGATCCGGTGTGGGATTCTTTCGTGATCATTTGGATCTATTACAACCAGACCAG GCATATGCTGCGTTGCCTCAGTACTCAGGCATAATGTCGGGTGCTTGGAGAGCCTTTGTACCATTAATTTGCTTCGACATAGTTGAAGCGCATCTTCCCGAGCTTGTACTTTGCCAGAATGGGATGGTAGAAGGCATCCCGCCACCTTGTGACACGGAGGTTGAGCTCCGTCTCACCTCACGTAAGGGTCGGAAGCCGAAGAACTGTCTTGAGATCAATGGGCGACATATGGCTCGCTGGGATCAAAGATTGGAGCTGCTGGTGCAAAGTGCGCCAATTAATGCTGCAGGCGCACCTACTTCTCCAAATTACATggcgtggttcctctccatcactcgccgatggatgacaccacgaggtatcatcgcAGCAGTTCAATACGCCATCACCGCACCGATGATGACATAG
- the LOC130801942 gene encoding serine/threonine-protein phosphatase 7 long form homolog isoform X1 — MRTVGRGAVALPINPPLEVSYGFRRTFARRTKIHTGSGVGFFRDHLDLLQPDQFCWDSYPVKAYAALPQYSGIMSGAWRAFVPLICFDIVEAHLPELVLCQNGMVEGIPPPCDTEVELRLTSRKGRKPKNCLEINGRHMARWDQRLELLVQSAPINAAGAPTSPNYMAWFLSITRRWMTPRGIIAAVQYAITAPMMT, encoded by the exons ATGAGAACTGTTGGACGTGGTGCTGTTGCACTGCCAATCAATCCCCCTTTAGAGGTTTCATATGGATTTCGACGGACATTTGCGCGACGTACAAAGATTCACACCGGATCCGGTGTGGGATTCTTTCGTGATCATTTGGATCTATTACAACCAGACCAG TTTTGTTGGGACTCGTACCCCGTTAAGGCATATGCTGCGTTGCCTCAGTACTCAGGCATAATGTCGGGTGCTTGGAGAGCCTTTGTACCATTAATTTGCTTCGACATAGTTGAAGCGCATCTTCCCGAGCTTGTACTTTGCCAGAATGGGATGGTAGAAGGCATCCCGCCACCTTGTGACACGGAGGTTGAGCTCCGTCTCACCTCACGTAAGGGTCGGAAGCCGAAGAACTGTCTTGAGATCAATGGGCGACATATGGCTCGCTGGGATCAAAGATTGGAGCTGCTGGTGCAAAGTGCGCCAATTAATGCTGCAGGCGCACCTACTTCTCCAAATTACATggcgtggttcctctccatcactcgccgatggatgacaccacgaggtatcatcgcAGCAGTTCAATACGCCATCACCGCACCGATGATGACATAG